CCGAACCATCGGGCCGGATCTTGGGAGACGCATCGTGAATAACTGGACCCGCCGCAAACCCGTCCTGCCGCCCGGCGAACGAAGCGCCGATGCGCTGCCGCCCAGCCTGTCCTGGCCGCAGCTTATGGCCATGGGCGTCGGTGCAATCATCGGCACGGGCATTCTGACCCTGATCGGCGTCGGCGTCGACAGGGCAGGCCCGGCCGTGCTGGTTTCCTTCGCCATCGCCGGGGCCGTCTGTGCCTGCGCCGCGCTCGCCTACGCCGAACTGTCGGCGATGATGCCCGCGGCGGGCAGCGCCTACAGCTATTCATATGCCGGTCTGGGCGAGGTCTTCGCGTGGGTCGTCGGCTGGAGCCTGATCCTCGAATATTCGCTCGTCGTGTCGACGGTCGCGGTGGGCTGGTCGGGCTATGCGTCGCCGCTTTTGATGGGGATCGGCTTTCCGGAGGCGCTGACCCGCGGTCCCGAACTCGGCGGGCTGATCAATCTGCCAGCGGTCGCGATCATCGCGGTCGTTGCGGGCCTGTTGCTGATGGGGACGCGCGAGAGCGCCCGGATCAATTCGGTCCTCGTCGTCGTGAAGATTGTCACGTTGCTGCTCTTCGTTGGCTACACCTTGCCCTATTTCGACGCAGCGAATCTCGATCCTTTCATGCCTTATGGTTACGTCGCGCACGTCGACGGCGACGGGGTGCAACGCGGCGTCATGGCGGCGGCTGCGATCATCTTTTTCGCCTTCTACGGCTTCGATGCGATTTCGACCGCCGCGGAGGAAACGAAGCGCCCGGCGCGCGACCTGCCGATCGCGATTATCGGGTCGATGGCGGTCTGCACGCTCATCTATATGCTTGTCGCCGCGACGGCGGTCGGCGCGACGCCCTTTACAAACTTCGCCGACAGCCCCGAGCCGCTGGCGCTGATCCTGCGCTCTATCGGGCAGGGCGGCATTGCCCAGGTCGTGGCGACGACCGCCGTGGTGGCGCTGCCGACCGTGTTGCTCGCCTTCCTCTATGGCCAAAGCCGGATTTTCCTCGCGATGGCGCGCGACGGCTTCTTGCCGCAGCGCCTCGCGCATATTTCGGGGCGCGGCACGCCGACGCGTATAACGCTGCTGACCGCACTGATCGTCGCGGTCCTCGCCGGCCTGCTCCCGATCGGCAAGGTGGCGGCGCTCGCCAACGCCGGTACGCTGATCGCCTTCATGGCGGTCGGGATCTGCCTGCTCGTTCTTCGCCGCCGCGCACCCGATATGCCCCGGCCATTTCGCGTTCGTGCGGCCTGGCTGGTCGGATTGGGAACGGTTGGAGGCTGCCTTTATCTGTTCCTGAGCCTGCCGGTCGAAACCCTCTTGTGGTGCCTGATCTGGAATCTGATCGGCCTTGGCCTCTATGCAATATACGGACAGCACCGCAGCCGGTTGGCGAAACCCGGCGTTGGGGGCTAGGTCCTTCCGCTGTCATGCGGCCGGTGTCTGAGGCGCCGGCCCGCGCGCTTCAGCAGTTACGCTTCGTTTCCCGACCGGAGCTGTTTTCAAAGCCCTGGCTGACCTTTCTCGGCAGATGGGCCATGTTCGAAAATTGAATGACATCGATAACAATTGCAGCTATGCGTGTCTCTACGGGAGAGAGATATGGATACGAGACATGGGGATTTTGCGGCCGAAGGCGGTGGTCTGGGTTCGCCTACGGGCGATTTTGGCAGGCTGGGTCTAGGCGTTTCGGGCCTCTATCTCGCTCTCTATATCCACTATGGTTTTTTCGCATTCCTGCCGCTGTGGTTGAAGGCGACAGGAGCTTCGCCAGAGGAAATTGGCGTTCTGCTCGCGATCCCGCTGATCTTGCGGTTGCTCACGGTCGCTCCCTTTTCGGCCTTTGTCGGCCGGCG
This sequence is a window from Sphingopyxis sp. USTB-05. Protein-coding genes within it:
- a CDS encoding amino acid permease, which translates into the protein MNNWTRRKPVLPPGERSADALPPSLSWPQLMAMGVGAIIGTGILTLIGVGVDRAGPAVLVSFAIAGAVCACAALAYAELSAMMPAAGSAYSYSYAGLGEVFAWVVGWSLILEYSLVVSTVAVGWSGYASPLLMGIGFPEALTRGPELGGLINLPAVAIIAVVAGLLLMGTRESARINSVLVVVKIVTLLLFVGYTLPYFDAANLDPFMPYGYVAHVDGDGVQRGVMAAAAIIFFAFYGFDAISTAAEETKRPARDLPIAIIGSMAVCTLIYMLVAATAVGATPFTNFADSPEPLALILRSIGQGGIAQVVATTAVVALPTVLLAFLYGQSRIFLAMARDGFLPQRLAHISGRGTPTRITLLTALIVAVLAGLLPIGKVAALANAGTLIAFMAVGICLLVLRRRAPDMPRPFRVRAAWLVGLGTVGGCLYLFLSLPVETLLWCLIWNLIGLGLYAIYGQHRSRLAKPGVGG